The Hyla sarda isolate aHylSar1 chromosome 3, aHylSar1.hap1, whole genome shotgun sequence genome contains the following window.
CGGGTGGAGGGTCTTAAACCCGATTTCGGGTTGGCGCCCGAATGAGAAGGGCCGCCTGAAATATTTTGTCCATCTCCCACCGTCAGCAATGGTGTGGGAGAGGTCATGGCGTCCGAGCAGTGGTGGCGTTTCCTCTCAGACTTACCGGACTTCTGAGGTTCAGAAGCCGGATTAGGTACGGTCGCCGCGGACGGCGGACCTGCAGAAACCACTGCAATGTCATTGCGGGATTGAGATACCGCCAATGAGATGGATTTGGAAATGTTGTCATTCATGACCGCCATGGCGGACGTGAGAGCGGATGCAATTGAATTGTTCACTAGCTggtgaatttcagcagcggacataGTGTCAGTATGAACAGTATGAGCAGGAATGGGGCCATCCCCCAGGGTCATATCCAATTTATTATCCATCATGGAGCACAATAGTGATCAGGTCTGTAAAGAGAAAAAAGGTGGGGTAGGCCACAGTAAGTACTTGTATAAGGcaaggtatatatgtatatagtataattgTATGTATTGGAAGGAAGAAACAGGCGCAGTCCGCTCCGTAACCTGAGGGTTACTGATacagctgtcacagacagctgtaCGTCAGCAACACGGCAGGATCGCGGCACTGTCAGCGCATCTATCAGAGCGCTTCCAGTAGCCGTAGTATGCCACGGAGCCCTGCGCGACTCCCGGCCGTACCCAGTGTTCTAACACACTGTGGGAGGCCGAGCCGCGTCTTCTCGCGAGACCCTGCGTGCTCACGTGACGCGCTGACGTAGCGTGTACGAGAAGCGCGCAGGGAGCGAGATGAGAGGGCGGAGACGAAGAGAGGAGAAGAAAGCCGACGTCACCGCAATGGCGACGGCCCGAAAACAACAGGTAATGGGTGCGAATAGCGAAGGAAAGGCACGGAACACCGGCAGGGGCCGGAAAGGGGACAAAACATGAGAAAACAGTGTATGAACGCCAGGGAGGGCGGATACGTCTAGAGATAAAgtacaaggaaaaaaaaaccataaaaataggggaaaaaagaTGTAGAAAAGGCCCGGTGTATGAAGTATCTACACCGGGTTAAATAGCACAAAAGAGAAAATCATATGATAGAACATAAAACGTTGAGATCTGGATTAAATACTTATCTGATGTTAACACTGctattgagcagaaagaaagaggaggaggtggagctggACTTGGTTAATATGGACTTAGATGGAAGAGGATTGGTCGGAATGTGGAGGGGGCGTAGATGGTTACTAGGTGACCAACACTCCCCTCTCTTTTTTCTTGGTTATTACATTtcattgcatttctttctgctattgggctgaataaagaaggataatgcatttgatacgagcctcctgtctgccataaaatttTACTTGTTAAtataggctaaaaaaaaaatgtaatcttcataatacacctcaattgtgattataggacAAATCATTTTGCCTCATGGTAAAATACACATTAAATAAGAACATGCATCAAAATTGACCTCAATCCACCTATGAAtctaatgagttcacctgggAGAACTCCAGCTTTAGCAATCTAATAAATGGCCAGGTGCAGTGATTAAATGCCACACGCAACAAAGAATAATTTCAGTGTGAAATTGCAAACCAGCTTAGATCCAAACTCCTGGCTGCAACATCAGCTAAAACAAGCATGACATACACAGGAACCTCTAAAATTTTCTATGAACCAGGACCCCCCTTGATGTGGAAAACCTCTTCAAAAAAGTTAATACCTAATTGTGTTTTATCCCCAAGGACAGTAGGTCTATGACCAGGGAGATTActcacaataggggagatttatcaaaacctgtggagaggcaaagttgcccagagcAGCCAATCATATTGCAttacatgaaaatgaaagaagtgagctgattggttgctatgggcaactttgcctctacaCAGGTCTTGGTAAATCTCCGCTAATGCCCAGATTTATCAGACTGTGTGAgagaagtggagtgattttcccatagcaaccaatcaccgctcagctttcactttaccagagcttgtcagctgagctgtgattggttgttgtgggaaaatctcttccactttttctctcacacagtccaGGTTGTTGTCTGTTACCCAAGAAAGCATGTTGGGCATAGTAGAATGATAAAAGTTCAAAAATATTTTCATTGATGATAATATGAAGATTAATATGCAACAATAAGACTATtgggtgtgtgtttttatttttaccaggTGACAAAAGGATAGAAACTGCTCTAGAAGCCATGCCTGATGTAATGCTTTTATCCAGGAAATCGTGATGCATACATCCATGGACTGAAAAGGTATTTCCATTTTTTCAAAAGAAAGTAATTGTCAGATAAATACAGCATTGACACATAGATTTTAAGGTGTTAAACGGTTGAATGACACCACAAATTACACAGTTTTTGGCACATATTTGCACATTCTCctagaaagtgcaaaaaacacttGTAAAACACAAAAATGGCAAGAAACACTCCTATAAAGTAAaagcatgcttaaccccttaaaggggaaacggtgaaaacctttttttcttttaaatcaactggtggcagaaagttaaacatatttgtaaattacttctattaaaaatcttaatccttccagtacttattagctgctgaatgctacagaggaaattcctttctttatggaacactgatgacatcacgagcacagtgctctctgctgacatctctgtccattttagcaaccctgcatagcagatgcatagcagatgtatgctaagggcagcatggtggctcagtggttagcaatgttgctttgcagtgctggggacttgggttcaaatcccactaaggacaacaataaataaagcgttattattattataataacgtcagcagagagaactgtgctcgtgatgtcatcagagagcattccaaaaagaaaagaatttcctctgtagtattcagcagctaatatgtacaggaaggattaagatttttttaatggaagtaatttacaaatatgtttaactttctgccaccagttgatttaaaagaaaaaaggttttcaccggagtacccctttaaggaccatgggtttttccactttagttttttcctcatcatcttcttaTAATCATAACGCTTTGAATTTTGCAcctatcaattgtactttgtttgcgccaccaattgtactttgtaatgacatcaatcatttcaccacaaaatttacagcaaacCCAGAAAAGAAATATTTTTGCGGCAAAATTGGaaacaaatgccattttgtaacttatgggaGCTTCAGAttccacgcagtgcacttttcagtaaaaatgacaccatatatttattttgtaggtccatatgattaaaatgataggtttgattttaaggcaagacaaaacgctcctattatgcttatatgacttctttactgacacagcagcaaccatatattatatataataaaagaaaaaacgtttTACATATGTAATGCATATAACCATGAAATCAGTCCACAGCCCAGGTAATAAAGGTAATCCACACACAGgtatcttcctcttctttgctgctcagcagttcAGATAAGTACTCtctgttatttaaaaaatattttgtgccTCACTTTTTCAAATTTGCTCTAATATTtcattattaaaaaattattatttttcattacttcttaatttaatttattttattatttaattattatttaatttaattaatttatttcattcattttattttgctATAATCTTCTTTCAGTTCATACATATAATTGTCTTTTTCAAGACAATTTTTTCATATACTGTAATTCCGCCATTTTCTTCCTTGCTTTCATATTATATACTCAACAGTATAATGTTTCAGCATTAGCCTTCTTCTAAATTGATACATATACTTACCGCTGGGGGTTTTTCCTCTAACCCCCGTTCTCTACATCTGGTCACCTTCATCCCGGCTTTGTCCCCTGTTAGTTCCCTCGGCTTGCGCCTTTCCTATTCTTCGCATAGCCGCCGCCATCTTAGGTGCCGCTCGAGCGCGTCTCTCGCGAAATCTCGCGATACCCGGCAGTGAGGTGATCTCCTGTCAGGGTGAACGAGATTTCCGTCATTCTCCTCAGAGCGACGGAGCGAGTAGCAGCGCACAGTGACTTAGCGTTACATTGTTACCTCACAACTGTTCGCCATTATACTTTGTATCCTTTTCACtttccattttaaaaaaaaatttctttctaGTTTCTCACCTACTGTGTtagactgccatctagtggctgtaatatatattacaagctgggggaaaaaactttttcctcAGCGTATTACCCCTCCATAACCAATTGACTTTGCCATAAAtacaagtgtatatatgtatgtatgtgtgtaggtttgtatataggtatatatacatatgggCATACGTATATATTAGTTAATAAATTTTTTCTCAATTTACAACTGCttgataattatttatttaattaattaatatacTGGTGGATATTATTCAACATTATTGTTTTTTCCTTCACCCTTTCTCACAGTATATTTCTCTCATTGTATAcctacattctctttattctcaacatgtctgaggaaaataaaaCTGTATCTGATCCTTCACAGGATCGTATTCAAGCAATGGTGGACGCATCTGTGTCCAAATCGGTTCAAGCAGCGATTGTCACCTTACAAGACACAATCACAAAATCCATGAACCTGGTTTTGGCACGTGCCACCCTTCAAAACCCCTCAGATTTACCACCCCGAACTCCATCTGACCAATACTGGTCGCCCAAAGAATCAGTCTCTGAACTGGCTAAGGGCTTTAAAGGACCTGGAAAGTCCAAATCAAAGAGACGACATTTGTCTGTTGATCCTTATTCCAAACCTACTAGATACACTTTAGAATCTCATGCCCCCTCCAAATCACAGGCAAATGACTCCGTCCCTATAAGGGGAATTAACCAGTCAGATAATACTTCTTCCACCCTAGAAGAGGCTCACTCCTCTAAAGGGAAAAAAGTGGACTTTAGATCCAAACCAGACTCCTTTAGAGAGTCCTCATCTGAAGATTCTGATCACTCAGACATTGAGGATGTGGACGATATTTTATATATCTCTGAGGAAGGTGGCTCAGACCATGACGACCCTGCTCTGCAGGACGACACCAAAACAGGTGATTCTAATGACCCCTTTTTCGATCCCTCATTGATTTATCACCCTCGGTCAGGGGAATGGTTACTTGAACCTAAGGTAGCTGAATATCTGGCTATGTGGGTATTTAAATCTCTGGACAAGGCTTCTAGGAGCAAATTAAAGTCAGAGTGCCCCCGCCCATCTCTCCCGCATAATTCTTCGGCCACCCCTGAGTTGGACCCTTTACtcaataaatttttatttaagacGGGAAAGAATCCAAAGAAAGGGATCGACCGTAGCTTCAAGGCTTGCCAGGACAAACTTATGGACCTGCTAGGTCCATTAACCAAAATTCTCAATTTGGCAGAACTGGCTTCTAACTCAAATACTTCGGTGGATACCGAAACTCTGAAGGGATGGGCTCAAAGAGCCATATGCTTATTCGGCAATGCCAATGCCGCTCTCTCTACAGAGAGAAAGAGGTCTATTCTAATGAAAATAGACCCGCAGTTGACCAATTTGGCCTCTACGGAGCCACCTAATCCTACTAAAGGATTACTCTTTGGAGACGAGTTCATAAAAGAAATGAACAAATACGTGGGCCTGTTTTCGTCTTTAAGTAAGGCACAGGTCTCTATGAAGAAGGTCTTCTCTCAGAAGATTTTTGGAAAGGCTGGAAGAGGCAGGGGCCGCTCTTCCAGCCGCTCAACTCAGTATAGACCCCAATATAGAACCACATATAACCCACCACAACCCTCCTTCACTACACCCACCCCGACACCATTCTTCCCATACAGGGGCAGACCTTGGCGCGCACGAGGACAACGGGGTTACCCACGATCCAGACCATCTTCAGGTAAGACATGTCCAGTGTTCTTCCCTTCATATCCCATTAGGAGGGAGACTCCTACATTTTTTAACAAATTGGAGTATGATTACATCAGACTCCTGGATTCTAAACACAGTCAGGGGTTATCAAATAGAATTTGTTTCGCCCCCAATTCAAATGTCTCTCCCTCACCCGATCCAATTCTCCATGACAGACAAAGAACTCATAGATCTAGAAATCAAAGATCTCCTCTCAAAAAGCGCAATCACTCCAATCCCCTATCATTCTACAGGTTATCTCAGCAATCTCTTTTTAGTCAAAAAGAAAGATGGCGGTCACAGACCGGTCATCAATCTGAAATCCCTCAACAACCTGGTTGTATATcgtcatttcaagatggagggaattcACCTCCTAAGAGATATTTTAATGAAAGACGATTGGCTCACCAAAATAGATCTGAAGGACGCTTACCTTACGGTTCCAATCCATCCTTCATCCCAAATTTTCCTTCAGTTCCTATGGAACAACCAAAGGTGGCAGTTCACTTGCCTCCCATTCGGCCTATCATCAGCACcttggtgcttcacaaaacttCTCAAACCGGTGATTGCATTACTCAGAGGTCGCGGGGTTCGCCTTATAATATACCTCGACGACATTCTTCTTATGGCTCAATCCaaggaacttctatctcttcacacGGATTGGACTATGTCTCTCTTAACCCATTTGGGTTTCCTCATAAACTTTGAAAAATCAGTTCTTATCCCATCACAAGAAATCGAATTTCTGGGTTTTCTGATCAACACCCAATCAACTACCTTAAGTCTTCCATCCAGGAAATTAAAGACTATCAGGAAGGAGATTCGTCAAGTTCTTCGCAAGGACTTGATCTCCCTGAGAACGATAGCCCGCATAGTGGGTCTTCTGGCTGCTTCCATTCAAGCTATATTTCCAGCCCCCCTCCACTACAGAGCACTTCAACGGTTGAAAATTCACCATCTAAGAGAGGGGCTGGGTTATTCAGACGACATCCGTCTATCTTCCGAAGCCAGAGAGGAACTTCTCTGGTGGCTCGTCCACATAGAATCCTGGAACGGAAAAGCGATCTTCCATCCAAATCCGGATTTAATCATAGAATCCGATGCGAGTCTTTCTGGATGGGGCGCTCATTGTGGACCTCTTTCGAccggagggaaatggtctccCTCGGAATCTACTCTACACATAAATTGCCTGGAACTCCTGGCAGGTTTCTTTGCTTTAAAGAGCTTTGCAAAGAATTCCTCAAATTGTTGCATCCTCCTTCGGATGGACAACATATctgctgtccaatacatcaatcatCTGGGAGGCACGAATTCCAAAATGCTTGCAGATTTTGtcaaagatttttggcatttctgCTTGGACAAAAATATTGTCCTGAAGGCAGAATATATACCAGGGATTTCCAATTCCATAGCAGACTGGTATTCTCGTTATCTTACAGACAACAGCGACTGGAGACTTCATCCCCCAGTCTTTCAGAGGATCAGTTCTTTATGGTGTCCTTTACATCTGGATCTCTTTGCATCACGACTCAACACCCAACTTCCTCAATTTTTCAGTTGGCGTCCGGACCCAGAAGCGCTGGGAGTGGACGCTTTCCTTCAATCTTGGCCGAGGAAGATCCTCTACGCCTTTCCACCTTTCAACCTTATCCCTCGGGTTCTATTTCAAGTTTTGATTCAGAAAATCACCCTGGTGTTAGTTACACCTCTATGGCCAACTCAATCCTGGTATCCTCAAATTTTAAGTCTCCTCATCGACTTTCCTCGTCTTCTACCAGCTTTCCCTCATCTTCTCCTAGACCCTCAAGGGAACTTTCATCCTTTGATCTTATCCAACCAACTACCTCTGGTTGCCTGGTTGATATCAGGCCAAACAGACCTGACTTCCAATTTTCTCAATCAACTAGAGACATATTATCAGATGCCTGGGCCCCGGGTACCAGAaaggcttacagatcagcctggggaTTATGGATTCGTTGGTGCAATCAACGGGATGTGGATCCCTTACATGCATCTATTCCCAATAtcttgaattttctttctttttcatttgATGAGGGTAAAGCTTACAGAACGATAAATCTCTACCGTTCTGCTATCTCATCAAATCACCCGCCTATTGACTCCATCCCTATTGGCAAACATCCTTTAGTATGCCAATTACTTAAGGGTATTCGATTCAGACGTCCACCTTTACCCAAATATTCAACAACTTGGGATGTCAATCTTATCCTACAAATGTTCACCACCTGGGAGGATAATGATTCTCTTTCTCTTAAACTCCTATCTTTCAAATAAACAGTTCTCCTTTGCCTTATCTCAATCAAACGCATTTCCGACGTTCGTGCTTTAGACATAACACGTAGACAATTTACTCCTCAAGGGGTTCTTTTCTCTATTTTTCGTCGTACAAAAAACAACCTTCAATCTGTGTTCTACCCCTCTTTTCCATATCAAGATAAACTATGCGTTGTCCGTTGTCTGCACTCTTACGAATCTAAAACGGAATCTCTTAGACTTTCTTCTTCATCTCAATTACTTATCTCTTTTTGTAAACCCCACGCTCCAGTTACCTCAACCACACTTGCTAGATGGGTTAGACAGACCATGCAAATGGCGGGTATTGACATCACCAAATTTGGTGCTCATTCTACT
Protein-coding sequences here:
- the LOC130362487 gene encoding uncharacterized protein LOC130362487, whose translation is MSEENKTVSDPSQDRIQAMVDASVSKSVQAAIVTLQDTITKSMNLVLARATLQNPSDLPPRTPSDQYWSPKESVSELAKGFKGPGKSKSKRRHLSVDPYSKPTRYTLESHAPSKSQANDSVPIRGINQSDNTSSTLEEAHSSKGKKVDFRSKPDSFRESSSEDSDHSDIEDVDDILYISEEGGSDHDDPALQDDTKTGDSNDPFFDPSLIYHPRSGEWLLEPKVAEYLAMWVFKSLDKASRSKLKSECPRPSLPHNSSATPELDPLLNKFLFKTGKNPKKGIDRSFKACQDKLMDLLGPLTKILNLAELASNSNTSVDTETLKGWAQRAICLFGNANAALSTERKRSILMKIDPQLTNLASTEPPNPTKGLLFGDEFIKEMNKYVGLFSSLSKAQVSMKKVFSQKIFGKAGRGRGRSSSRSTQYRPQYRTTYNPPQPSFTTPTPTPFFPYRGRPWRARGQRGYPRSRPSSVQQ